The Kineococcus radiotolerans SRS30216 = ATCC BAA-149 genomic interval ACGCGCTTGCGCGTTCCCGGTTCCACCGCGTCGGGGCGGCGCAGGTACAGCGGCTCGGGCGCCAGGAGCTCCCAGCCGCCCCGCCCGGCCAGGGCGTCCACGACCAGCCGCGCGAGCGCGCCGCCGTCGACGTCGAAGGGGGCGCGGGCCGGCCCGAGGGCGCCGGGGTGCAGGCGGGTTCCCGTCCCCACCACGGGCACGTCGGGGACGACGTCGGCGGGGGCGACGACGTCGGGGCCGGCGGTGCGGGTGACCCGGGTGTCCCCGGCCTCCCCGGTCGCGACGTAGCGGGCGGTGTGGACCTCGCGGCGGCGGGCGTCGGTGGCGACGAGGAACTCCCCGCGCAGGCCCTCCGCCACGGCCTGCGCCGCGATCGCGTCGAGGGAGCAGACCCCGTGGACCCGCGCGCCCCAGGCCAGCGCCAGCGTCCGCGCCGTCGCCAGCCCGACCCGCAGCCCGGTGTAGGGACCGGGCCCGACCCCCACCGCGACGTCGGTGACCTCGGTGCGGGCCCGCCCCGCCTCCTCCAGCACCGCCGCGACGGTGGGGACGAGGACCTCGTTGTGGTGCCGGGCGTCGCCCGCCCGGGCCGACGCCAGGACGCGGTCCCCGTCGTGGACGGCGACGGCCACCCCGTCGGTGGCGGTGTCGATCGCGAGCAGCAGCACGGGGGAAGGGTAGTTCAGGCCCGGATCACGCCGGGGCGCCCGCGGGCCCGGAGGAGCCCGCCGGCCCCGCGGACACGCGCCGCGCGAAGCGGACCGTCGCGGCGTGCACGGCGTCGGCGTCGAGGTCGGAGGTGATCTCGTGGAACCCGTTGAGGTAGACGACCTCGGTGACGTCGCGCGAGCTCACCCCCCGCCGGACCGTGCGGGCCGACACCGGCGGCACCACGTGGTCGACGCGGGAACGCATCAGCAGCAGCGGCTGGTGCACGCGGGCGAGGTCGCGACGGACCTCGGCCCACCCGGCCACCTGGGAGACCAGGGCGCGCAGCGGCGTGCGGTCGTAGGCGAGGACGGCGGCGCCGGGGTCGGCGAGGTCGCCGGCGATCGCCGGCCAGGTGGGGGCGACGCGCCCGAGGGTCGCGACGGCCAGGGTGCGCAGCGGGTCCAGCGCGACGGCGGGGTTGGCCAGGGCGAGCGCGTGGACCCGGTCGGGGTGGAGCTGGGCCAGGCGCAGGGCGAGCCCGCCCCCCATGGAGATCCCCGCGACCACGACGACCTCGTTGTCCAGCCGGGACAGGGCCCCGGTGGCGGCGGCCAGCCACTCCCCCCACGTCGTGCGGTCGCAGTCGGCGGGGGTGGTGCCGTGACCGGGCAGCAGCGGGACCTCGACGTCGGCGCCGGCGCGGTGCAGCTCCTCGGCCCAGCCCGCGACGGTGAGCGGGGTCGCGGTGAAGCCGTGCAGGACGAGGGCGCCGACGCGCGCGCGGCCCCCGGCGCGGCGGGAGAACCCGTGCACGCGGGGGTCGTCGGTGCGCTCGGCGAGGTTCCCGGTGGCCCTCACCCGAGGTCGACCCCCGCCCAGCGCTCCCCGATCCCCCGCACGGTGACCCGGCGCGGCTCCACCGGTGCCTCGTCCTCCGCGGCCGCGACGCCGTCCGGCCCGCCGCCGGCCGCGCCGTGCGGGCGCAGCAGGTCGATCTCCAGCCGGTCGCGGGAGAGCTCCTCCACCAGGCCCCGGCCCCACTCCACGACGGTGACGGCCTCCTCGGCGTCGGTGTCCAGGTCGAGGTCGTCGACCTCGGCCAGCGACCCGAGGCGGTACGCGTCGACGTGGACGAGTTCGGGCCCGCCGACCAGCGAGGGGTGCACGCGGGCGATGACGAACGTCGGGGACGTGACCGGGCCGCGCACGCCCAGGGCGCGGGCCAGCCCCCGGGTGAAGGTGGTCTTGCCCGCCCCCAGGTCCCCCGAGAGGAGCACGAGGTCCCCGGCCCGCAGGGACGCCCCGACCCGGGCCCCGAAGGCCTCGGTGTCCTGCGGGCCGGGCAGGACGAGTTCGCGCCGCGGCGCGGCGGGGGGCACGCTCACCGCGACCGCCGCCGGGGGCGCCGGGCCAGCGGGACGACGACCTCGTGCCGGGCCGCCGCCGGGCCCGAGCGCGCCAGCAGGCGCTCCAGGCGGGCGGTGAGGACCGTCGGGTGCTCCAGCATGACCAGGTGGCCCGCCCCGCGGACCAGGACGTGCTCGGCCCCGGGCAGGGCCTCGGCGACCTCGCGCCCGTGGGCGGGGGGCGTCATGAGGTCCCGCTCCGCGGTCACCACCAGCGCGGGGCGCCCGGCCAGCCCGCTCAGCGCCGCCCGCTCGTCCAGGCCGCCGAAGGCCGGCAGGAGGTCGGCGACGACGTCCACCGGGGTCTCGGCCACCATCCGCGCGGCCAGCCGCACCAGCTCCGGGGCGACCGGCCCGGCGAAGCTCCAGTGCCGCACGAGGCGCTGCTCGAGGTCCGCGCCGGGGCGGCGGCCGCGCTCTGGCGCCTCGCCCCGCCCGGGCGCGCGCTCCAGGGCGAGCTCGGCCCGGCGGACCAGGTGGTGCCCGAGCACCGGCAGGCCGTGGTCGACGGCCGTCAGGGCGCGGGCGCCGGTGGCGACGAGAGCCACGCCCTCGACGCGCGGCAGCAGGTCCGGCCGACGGGCGGCCAGCTCCATCACCGCCATCCCGCCCAGGCAGTGCCCCACCAGGACCAGCGGCCCGGTGGGGGCGACGGCGTCGACGACCTGCCCGAGGTCGTCGGCGAGGCGGGCCACCGCCACCGGCCCCGCCGGTCCCCGCGTCGAGCGGCCGTGCCCGCGCAGGTCCGGCAGCACCAGCCGGTACCGCCCGCGCAGCGCGAGCCGCTGGAAGTGCCAGCAGTCCGAGGACAGCGCGTAGCCGTGGGCGAGGACGACCGTCGGGGCGCCGTCGCGGTCGGCGGGGTCCACCTCGACGTGCAGCCGGGCCCCGTCGTCGGTCTCGACCTCGACGGGGTCCCCGACCAGGCGCTGCAGCTCCTCGCGGCGGGCGCCGGGGTGCCGGCGGGGGCTCAGCACGGGCCTCACGCGCGGTCCCCCACCAGGTCCGCCGGGTCCGCGAGGGGCGCCGCCAGGCCCGCCGCGGGGACCTCCGCGGGGCCCGTCGCGAGGTCCTCCGCGAGCCGCCCGGTGTAGCGGCGCGGGACGCGGGCCCCGACGCGGGTGACGATCTCCCAGGAGATCGTGCCCGCCGCCCGCGCCCAGTCGTCGGCGGTGGCCTCCCCGCGGGTGCCGGGACCGAGGACGACCGCCACCTCGCCCGGCGCGACGGCGTCGTCGCCGAGGTCGAGGACCACCTGGTCCATGCAGACCCGGCCGGCGATGCGGCGGCGCGCCCCGGCGACGAGGACCTCCCCGGAGCGCTCGCCGTCCCAGGAGGCGTGCCGCGGCAGCCCGTCGCCGTAGCCCAGCGGCACCAGCCCCAGCGTCGTGTCGCGCTCGGCGGTGTAGGTCAGCCCGTAGGAGACCCCCGCCCCGCGGGGCACCCGGCGCACGTGCGCGAGGCGCGCCTGGAGCGTCATCGCCGGGACCAGGCCGAGGTCGGCCCCGGTGGCGAGGTCCGGGGCCGGGGAGAGCCCGTAGGCGGCCAGCCCGACCCGCACCAGGTCGTAGCGGGCCTGCGGCACGAACAGCGCGGCCGCGGAGTTCGCGTGGTGGCGCAGCCCCGGCTCGACGCCGTGGCGGCGGGCGGTCCCCAGCGCCGCCTCGAACGCGGCCAGCTGCGCGGGCACGGAGGGGTCGCCGGGGACGTCGGCGCTGGCGAAGTGCGCCCAGGTGCCGCGCACCCGCACCGTCCCGTCCGCGACGTGCCCCGCCACCGCGTCCAGCAGCGCCGGCCACTCCTCCGGGGAGGCCCCCCCGCGCGACATGCCGGTGTCGACCTCCAGGTGGATCCGCGCCGTCGTCGCGCTCGCGCGGGCGGCGGCGACGACCTCCTCCAGGGCCCACACCGCGGCGACGGACACGTCCACCCCGCGGCGCAGCGCCGGGACGAGGTCGGTGCCGGGGGTGAGGATCCAGGCGAGCAGGTCGGCCTCGACGCCGGCCCCGCGCAGCGCGAGGGCCTCGTGGACGTGCGCCACCCCGAGCCACGTCGCCCCGCCCGCGAGCGCCGCCCGCGCCGCGGGCACGAGCCCGTGCCCGTAGGCGTCGGCCTTGACCACGGCCATCACCTGCGGGCCGCCGACGCGCTCGCGCACGACGGCGACGTTGCGGGCGATGGCGTCGAGGTCGACGACGGCTTCCGCGGGCACCCCCGGTCGTGGTTGCACGTCCCGACGGTACCGCCCGGGTCAGCCGCCGGTCCCGGCCCACCCGGGCAGCGAGGTGAGCGCCGCGGGGACGGCGTCGGCGACGTCGAGGGCGGCCAGCGGGCCGCCCGCGGAGGCGAGGGTCGCGGCCCACCCGTGCAGGACGGCGGCGTCCGCGGCGACCTGCGCGGGGTCCTCGTCCGGGCGCGCGGCCAGGGCCGCGCCGAGCACCCCGGCCAGGACGTCGCCCGCACCGGCGGTGGACAGCCAGGTCGGGGCGGCCGCGGCGGTGAGCACGCCGCGCTCGCCCACGACGGTGGTCACCGACCCCTTGAGCAGCACGGTGGCGCCGGTGCTCTCGTGGACCCGGCGGGCGTGGGTCAGCGGGTCGGCCTCCACGGCGCGCCGCTCCGCGCCCAGCAGGCGCGCCAGCTCCCCGGCGTGGGGGGTGAGGACGTGGTGCGGGCCCAGGGCGGCGGGCAGGCCGGCGAGGGCGCCGGCGTCGACGACGGCGGGTTCCCCGGAGGCCAGGGCGCGCCGGATCCGGTCCTGCTGCTCGGGGTCGTCGGGGGAGACCCCGGGTCCCAGCACCCAGGCCTGCACCCGCCCCTCCCCCACGACGACCTCGGGCCGGCGCTGGCGGACGAGCTCGGCGGGGTGCTGCGGCCCCAAGTAGCGGACCATCCCCGCGCCGGCGCGGACGGCGGCCTCGACGGCGAGGACGGCGGCCCCGGTGTAGTCCGGGCCCCCCGCGACGACCCCGACGACCCCGCGGGAGTACTTGTCGTCCCCCGGCGCGGCGCGGCGCCAGCGGGCGGCGACGTCGGCGAGCTCGACGCGCTCGACGGCGGGGGCGGGCAGGTGGTCGGTGGTGCCGATGTCGACGACGACGAGGCGCCCGCAGCGGGCCGCGGCGGGGGCCAGCAGGTGCGCGGGCTTGGCGGTGCCGAAGGTGACGGTGACGTCGGCGGCCATCAGCTCGCCGGTGACCGCCCCGGTGTCGGCGTCGAGACCGGAGGGGAGGTCCACGGCCACCACGACGGGGCCGTCGAGCGCGCTGAGCCCCTCGTGGACCGGGCGCAGGCCGCCGCGGCCGCCGATGCCGGCGATCCCGTCCAGCACCAGGTCCGCGGCGGCGCAGACGTCCTCGTCACCGGCCTGCCACGGGCGGGTGCGCACCCCGGCCGCGCGGGCCGCGGCGAGGCCTTCGGGGTGGACGTGCTCGGAGGTGGTGAGGGCGGTGACCGCGACCCCGCGGCGGGCGAGGCGGGCGGCCGCGAGGAGGGCGTCGCCGCCGTTGTCGCCGGACCCGGCGAGGACGACGGCGCGCCGCCCGCTGACGCCCCCGGTGGCCTCGCGCAGGACGCGGGCGCACTCGACGTCCAGGGCGGCCGCCGCGCGGTGCATGAGCGTCCCGGGCGGCAGGAGCGCCATGACCGCCCGCTCGGCGGCGCGGACGTCGGCGACGGAGTGCGCTGCGATCACGTCTCGACCCCCCTAGCGGCTCTCCGCGACCACCATGGCCGTCGCGATCCCCGCGTCGTGCGAGAGCGACAGGTGGAAGACGGCCACCCCGGCCTCGTCGGCGATCTTCTTCGCGCTGCCGCGCACCGCGATCTCCGGGCGGTGCCCGTCCTCGCGCTCGACGACGACGTCGCGCCAGACCAGCCCGACGGGGGCGCCCAGCGACTTCGCGACGGCCTCCTTGGCCGCGAACCGCGCGGCCAGCGACTCCGCCGGCAGGTTGCGCTCACCGTCGCCGAAGAGGCGTTCCAGCAGCAACGGCGTCCGTTCGACCTGACGCTTGAAGCGCGCGACGTCGACGACGTCGATCCCGACTCCGATGATCACGATGATCCCCCTCCGCCGGCGTCACCGTCCCACGCGGGCGGGCGGCGCACGACGGCGGGGGTCACTCCACGGTGACGGACTTGGCCAGGTTGCGCGGCTGGTCGACGTCGAGGCCCTTGGCGGTGGCGAGCTCGCAGGCGAAGACCTGCAGCGGCACCACGGCCAGCAGCGGGGACAGCAGCGTGGAGGTCTGCGGGATGCGGATGACGACGTCGGCGAAGGGCTCCACCGCGGTGTCGCCCCGCTCGGCGATGACCAGGGTCCGCGCGCCGCGGGCGCGGACCTCCTGGATGTTGGAGACGACCTTGGAGTGCAGGGAGTCCCGCCCGCGCGGGCTGGGGACGACGACGAACACCGGCTGGCCGGGCTCCACCAGGGCGATGGGGCCGTGCTTGAGCTCCCCGGCCGCGAAGCCCTCGGCGTGGATGTAGGCGAGCTCCTTGAGCTTCAGCGCCCCCTCCATCGCCACCGGGTAGCCGACGTGGCGGCCGAGGAACAGCACCGAGCGGGTGTCGGCCATGTAGCGGGCGATCTCGCGGACCTGCTCCAGGCCGTCGAGGACCTCGCGGACCTGGGCGGGGATCTCGTGCAGCTGCGCCAGGACCTCGGCGACCTCGTCGGCGAACTTGTTGCCGCGCAGCTGGGCCAGGTAGAGGCCGAGCAGGTAGCAGGCGGTGATCTGGGCCAGGAACGCCTTCGTCGAGGCGACGGCGATCTCGGGGCCGGCGTGGGTGTAGAGCACCGCGTCGGACTCGCGCGGGATGGTCGAGCCGTTGGTGTTGCAGATGGCCAGCACCTTCGCGCCCTGCTCGCGGGCGTGGCGCACGGCCATGATCGTGTCCATCGTCTCCCCCGACTGGGAGATGGCGACGACGAGGGTGCGGTCGGAGACCACGGGGTCGCGGTAGCGGAACTCGTGGGCCAGCTCCACCTCGACGGGGATGCGGCACCAGTGCTCGATGGCGTACTTCGCGACCTGCCCGGCGTAGGCGGCCGTCCCGCAGGCGATGACGACGATCTTGTCGACGCTGCGCAGCTCCGCCTCGGAGATCTTCATCTCGTCCAGCTGCAACCGGCCCTCGGCGTCGGTGCGCCCCAGGAGGGTGTCGGCGATGGCCTGCGGCTGGTCGTGGATCTCCTTGGCCATGAACGAGGGGAACCCGCCCTTCTCGGCGGCCGCGGCGTCCCAGTCGACGTGGAAGCGGCGTCCCTCGCTGGGGGTGCCGTCGAAGCCGGTGACGACGACCTCGTCGGCGGTGATGGTGACGATCTGGTCCTGGCCGAGCTCGAGGGCCTCGCGGGTGTGGGCGATGAACGCGGCCACGTCGGAGCCGAGGTAGTTGGCGCCCTCGCCCAGCCCCACCACGAGGGGGGAGTTGCGGCGCGCGCCGACGATCGTGCCCGGTTCGTCGGCGTGGACGGCGAGCAGGGTGAAGGCCCCCTCCAGGCGGGCGCAGACGGCGCGCATCGCCGCGGCCAGGCCCGCGGTCGGGTCCTCGTCGTGGGCGCGGGCCAGCAGGTGCGCGACGACCTCGGTGTCGGTCTCGCTGGTGAACGCGACCCCGGCCCGGAGCAGCTCCTCGCGCAGGGGCGCGAAGTTCTCGACGATGCCGTTGTGGATGAGCGCGAGCCGGCCGCCCTGCCCGACGTGGGGGTGGGCGTTGGCGTCGGTCGGGCCGCCGTGGGTGGCCCAGCGGGTGTGCCCGATGGCCGTCGCCGCGGCCGGCAGCGGGTCGGCGTCGAGGGCCTCGACGAGGTTGGCGAGCTTGCCCGCCTTCTTGCGGGTGTCGATCCCGGTCCCCCCGGCGCCCTGCGCCACGACCGCGATGCCGGCGGAGTCGTAACCCCGGTACTCCAAGCGGCGCAGTCCTTCCAGGACCACGTCCGTCCCGGCCTCGGCGACCCCCACGTACCCGACGATTCCGCACATGGGATCGAGGGTACGGTCCCCGGGCCCCCGTCCCGGCCAGCCGAGGGCTGCGCGTCACCCGGTAGCCTCACGCCGGTGAGCACGGGCGCACCCACTTCCCTCTCCGGCGCCCCGCACGCGCCGCCGAGCTCCCCCAGCCCCTACGTGGTCCTCGACCGCGAGCACTGGAGCGCGCTGCGCGCCTCGACGCCGCTGACCCTGACCGCCGAGGACCTCGCCCGCCTGCGCGGCCTCGGCGACCGGGTCGACCTGCGGGAGGTGGAGGAGGTGTACCTGCCGCTGTCGCGGCTGCTGACGCTCTACGACCGCTCCGCCGGGTCGCTGCACGCGGCGACCTCGACGTTCCTCGGCGAGGCCGTGGCCCGCACGCCGTTCGTCATCGGGATCGCCGGCTCGGTGGCCGTGGGGAAGTCCACGACGGCGCGCGTGCTGCGCGAGCTGCTGTCGCACTGGCCGGAGACCCCGCGCGTGGAGCTCATCACGACCGACGGCTTCCTGCTGCCCAACGCCGAGCTGGAACGCCGCGGCATCCTGCACCGCAAGGGATTCCCCGAGAGCTACGACCGCCGGGCGCTGCTGCGGTTCGTGGCGGCGGTGAAGTCCGGCGTGCCCGAGGTCCGCGCCCCGGTGTACTCCCACCTCGTCTACGACATCGTCGCCGGGGAGGAGGTCGTGGTGCGGCGCCCGGACGTGCTCATCGTCGAGGGGCTGAACGTCCTGCAGCCGGCCCGGGTCCGCGCCGACGGCACCCAGGGCGTCGCGGTGAGCGACTACTTCGACTTCTCCCTCTACGTCGACGCCCGCAGCGAGGACGTGCGGAACTGGTACGTCTCGCGGTTCCTGGAGCTGCGGCGCACGGCGTTCTCCAAGCCGCAGTCCTACTTCCACCGCTACGCCTCCCTCACCGACGACGAGGCCGTGGAGCGCGCCCGGCGGATCTGGAACGACATCAACGGCCCCAACCTCGCGGAGAACGTCCTCCCCACCCGGGGCCGGGCCACCTGCGTGCTGCAGAAGGGCGCGGACCACTCGGTGCGCCGGGTGCGCCTGCGCAAGGTGTGAGCGCGCGGCGGGCAGGGGTCCCCCGCCGGTCAGGCCGGTCGCCGGGCCCCCGGCCACGACGACCGGGCCGCCCCGCCCCGCCGGCGGCGGGATCCCGGCCCCGGGGAGGGCCCCGTGCTCAGAGGGCCAGACGCTTGCGCACCACGTCGGCCAGCCGGTCGGCGACGCCCTGCGCGTGGTCGGTGTGCGCGGCCTCGACCATGACCCGCACCAGCGGCTCGGTCCCGCTGGGGCGCAGCAGGACCCGGCCGGTCTCGCCGAGCTCGCGCTCGGCGTCGGCGACGGCCCCGAGCAGTTCCGCGTCGCTGCCGGCGCGGGACTTGTCGACCCCGCGGACGTTGACCAGGACCTGCGGCAGCCGCTGCACGACCCCCGTGAGGTCCTCGAGGCTGCGGCCGGTCTCGGCCATCCGGGCCAGCAGGTGCAGGCCGGTGAGGACGCCGTCGCCCGTCGTGGCGTGCGCGGGCAGGACGACGTGGCCGCTCTGCTCCCCGCCGATGCTCCACCCGCCGGCGTTGAGGGCCTCCAGGACGTAGCGGTCCCCGACCCCCGTCTCGACCATCGTCACGCCCTCGCGCTGCATGGCCAGCCGCAGCCCGAGGTTGCTCATGACAGTGGCGACGAGGGTGTCGTCGGTGAGCTGCCCGCGGTCGCGCAGGGCGAGGGTGAGGACGGCCATGATCTGGTCGCCGTCGACGGCGTTGCCGCGGGCGTCCACGGCCAGGCAGCGGTCGGCGTCGCCGTCGTGGGCCAGGCCGATGTCGGCGCCGTGGGCCAGGACCGCGGCCGTCACCGGGCCCAGGTGCGTCGAGCCGCAGCCGTCGTTGATGTTGAGCCCGTCCGGGGCGGCGAAGATCGTCGTCACCCGGGCGCCGGCCTCGGCCAGCACCCGCGGGGAGACCGCGCTGGCCGCGCCGTTGGCGCAGTCGACGACGACGTGCAGCCCCTTCAGCGAGCCCGGGCCCCCGGGCAGCGTGGACAGCAGGTGCGCGACGTAGGTGTCCTGGGCGTCCTGCTCCACGTCGGGTCCCCCGTGGACGCGGCCCACGGCGGCGCCGGTGGGCCGGCGGCCCCCGCCCTCGCGGTAGGCGCGCTCCACGACGTCCTCGACGTCGTCGGGCAGCTTCGTGCCGCCCCGGGCGAAGATCTTCAGCCCGTTGTCGGGCATGGGGTTGTGCGAGGCGGACAGCATGACGCCGAAGTCGGCGCCGGAGGTGTCCACCAGGTGGGCCAGCGCCGGGGTCGGCACGACGCCGATGTCGAGGACGTCGACGCCCGCGCTGGCCAGCCCGGCCACGACGGCCGCGGACAGGAACTCCCCCGAGGCGCGGGGGTCGCGGGCGACCAGCGCCCGCGGGTGGGCGTTCCCGCCCGGCTCGACCAGCACCGAGGCCGCCGCCACCGCCAGCCCCAGCGCCATGTCGGCGGTGAGGTCGACGTTCGCCAGTCCCCGCACACCGTCGGTCCCGAAGAGCCGCGCCACCCTCGTTCCTCCCCCACTCGGCCGAACCCGGCCACACATGCCACGACGGCCCCGGGAGGACTCCCGGGGCCGTCGTGACGGTACTCGTCGAGCTCGCTGGTCAGCGCTTGCTGAACTGCGGCGCCTTGCGGGCCTTCTTCAGACCGGCCTTCTTGCGCTCGGTGGCGCGCGGGTCGCGGGTCAGGAACCCGGCCTTCTTCAGCTGCGGGCGGTTGGCCTCGAGGTCGATCGCGTTCAGCGCGCGGGCGACGCCGAGGCGCAGCGCACCGGCCTGGCCGGAGGAGCCGCCGCCGTGGATGCGGGCGATGACGTCGAAGGACCCCTCGAGCGCGGTGACCCGGAACGGCTCGTTGACGAGCTGCTGGTGCACCTTGTTCGGGAAGTAGTTGTCCAGCTCGCGGCCGTTGATCGTCCACTTGCCGGTGCCCGGCACGATGCGGACGCGGGCGACGGCCTCCTTGCGGCGGCCGGTGGCCCCGCCGGGGGCGATGATGCTGTTGCCGCCGGTCGCCGGGGTGGACGACTCGGAGGTGTAGGTACCGGTGAACTCGTCGGACTCGGTGATGTCCTCGACGGTGTCCGCCTCGGTCGTGTACTCGCTCACGATGCTCCTCGCTCAGTTCGCCGTGTTCGTGCCGCGGCTCACTGCGCGACCTGGTGGATCGTGTACGCCTCGGGCTGCTGAGCCGCGTGGGGGTGCTCCGCGCCGGCGTAGACCTTGAGCTTGCTCAGGACCTGACGACCGAGGGAGTTCTTGGGGATCATGCCGCGGATGGCCTTCTCGACGGCCTTCTCCGGGTTCTGCTCCAGCAGGTCCACGTAGCTGGTGGCCTTGAGGCCGCCCGGGTAGCCCGAGTGGCGGTAGGCGACCTTCTGGTCGCGCTTGGAGCCGGTCAGGGCCACCTTGGCGGCGTTGACGATGATGACGTAGTCACCGCCGTCGACGTGCGGCGCGTAGGTCGCCTTGTGCTTGCCGCGCAGGAGGATCGCGGTCTGCGACGCCAGGCGGCCCAGCACGACGTCCTCCGCGTCGATGACGAGCCAGCGGCGGTTGATGTCGCCGGGCTTCGGGGTGAACGTGCGCACGGGGGTTGCCCATCTCCTCGAGACGAATTGCGGACCGGCCCGCGCTCGAGATCCTGCAGCGCCGGGGTGAACCGGAACGCTGACGGCAGGCACTGCGTGGGCACAACGACCCCTGACGTTACCTGGCGTCCACCTCGGCGGTCAAAACGGCTCCTCCCGGCCGTCCCCGGAGGAGGCGTCAGCGCACCCGGTCGACGCGGCCGGCGTCCCACACCGGCTCCGGCGTCTCCACCACCCGCCCGTCCTCGCCGAAGAGCAGGAAGCGGTCGAAGCCGCGGGCGAACCAGCGGTCGTGGGTGACGGCCACGACCGTCCCCTCGAAGGTCCCCAGCGCCTGCTCCAGCGCCTCGGCGGAGTGCAGGTCGAGGTTGTCGGTGGGTTCGTCCAGCAGCAGCAGCGTCGCCCCGGACAGCTCCAGCAGCAGGATCTGCAGCCGGGCCTGCTGGCCCCCGGAGAGGTGCTCGAAGCGCTGCTCGGCCGCCTCGGCCAGGCCGTAGCGGTCCAGGGCGCGCGAGGCCGCCTCCCGGTCCAGGCCCGAGCGGTGGGAGTTGCCCCGGTGCAGGACGTCCAGCAGCGTGCGGCCCACCAGCGCGGGCTGCTCGTGGGTCTGGGCGAACCACCCCGGCCGCACCCGCGCGCCCAGGCGCACCGACCCGCTGTGGACCACGGGGTCGGGCACGTGCTCGTCGACGGGGCGGTGCTCGGCGTCGGGGTCGGACCCGCCGGCGGCCAACAGCCGCAGGAAGTGCGACTTGCCCGAGCCGTTGGCGCCCAGGACCGCGACCCGGTCGCCCAGCCACAGCTCGGCGTCGAAGGGGCGCATCAGGCCGGTCAGCTCCAGGCCCTCCACCACCACCGCCCGCTTGCCCGTGCGCCCGCCCTGCAGGCGCATCCGGACGTCCTGGACGGTGGGCGGGGCCTGCGGGGGGCCGGCCTCCTCGAACTTCGCCAGCCGGGTCTGGGCGGCGGAGTAGCGCGAGGCCATGCCGTCGTTGAACTTCGACTTCTCGCGCAGGGTGACCACGAGCGTGCGCAGCTTGACCCGCTCCTCGTCCCAGCGCCGGCGCAGCTCCTCCAGTCGCTCCCCGCGGGCCTGCCGCGCGGCGCCGTAGCCCGCGAAGGACCCGCCGTGGGTCCACGCGACCGCCCCCAGCGGCCCGGGCTCCAGGGTGACGATGCGGTCGGCGGCGGCCGAGAGCAGCTCGCGGTCGTGGCTGACCAGCAGCACCGACTTCGTCGTGGCCCGCAGCTGCTCCTCCAGCCACCGCTTGCCGGGGACGTCGAGGTAGTTGTCGGGCTCGTCGAGCAGCAGCACGCCCTCCGGACCGCGCAGCAGCGCCTCCAGGACCAGCCGCTTCTGCTCCCCGCCGGACAGGGTGCGCACCAGCCGGTTGCGGGCGGCCTCGAACGAGACCCCCAGGGCGGCGGCGGTGCACTCGTCCCAGAGGACCTCCTGCTCGTAGCCGCCGGCGTCGCCGAAGTCGGCCAGCGCCTGGGCGTAGCGCATCTGCGAGCGCTCGGTCCCGTCCTCGACCATCGCCGCCTCGGCGGTCTCCACCGCCGCGAAGGCCGCCCGCAGGGGTGCGGGGGCCACCGAGACGAGGAGCTCGGCCACCGAGGTGTCGTCGCGCACCGAGCCGACGAACTGGCGCATGACGCCGAGCCCGCCGCTGCGCGCGACCGCCCCCTCCTGCACCGGCTCGTCCCCGGCGATCAGCCGCAGCAGCGTGGT includes:
- the glmM gene encoding phosphoglucosamine mutase → MARLFGTDGVRGLANVDLTADMALGLAVAAASVLVEPGGNAHPRALVARDPRASGEFLSAAVVAGLASAGVDVLDIGVVPTPALAHLVDTSGADFGVMLSASHNPMPDNGLKIFARGGTKLPDDVEDVVERAYREGGGRRPTGAAVGRVHGGPDVEQDAQDTYVAHLLSTLPGGPGSLKGLHVVVDCANGAASAVSPRVLAEAGARVTTIFAAPDGLNINDGCGSTHLGPVTAAVLAHGADIGLAHDGDADRCLAVDARGNAVDGDQIMAVLTLALRDRGQLTDDTLVATVMSNLGLRLAMQREGVTMVETGVGDRYVLEALNAGGWSIGGEQSGHVVLPAHATTGDGVLTGLHLLARMAETGRSLEDLTGVVQRLPQVLVNVRGVDKSRAGSDAELLGAVADAERELGETGRVLLRPSGTEPLVRVMVEAAHTDHAQGVADRLADVVRKRLAL
- the rpsI gene encoding 30S ribosomal protein S9, with the translated sequence MSEYTTEADTVEDITESDEFTGTYTSESSTPATGGNSIIAPGGATGRRKEAVARVRIVPGTGKWTINGRELDNYFPNKVHQQLVNEPFRVTALEGSFDVIARIHGGGSSGQAGALRLGVARALNAIDLEANRPQLKKAGFLTRDPRATERKKAGLKKARKAPQFSKR
- the rplM gene encoding 50S ribosomal protein L13 encodes the protein MRTFTPKPGDINRRWLVIDAEDVVLGRLASQTAILLRGKHKATYAPHVDGGDYVIIVNAAKVALTGSKRDQKVAYRHSGYPGGLKATSYVDLLEQNPEKAVEKAIRGMIPKNSLGRQVLSKLKVYAGAEHPHAAQQPEAYTIHQVAQ
- a CDS encoding ABC-F family ATP-binding cassette domain-containing protein; this encodes MAGTANGGNGGHVDVSGLSHELPDGRPLLHEVSFRVADGSTTALIGPNGTGKTTLLRLIAGDEPVQEGAVARSGGLGVMRQFVGSVRDDTSVAELLVSVAPAPLRAAFAAVETAEAAMVEDGTERSQMRYAQALADFGDAGGYEQEVLWDECTAAALGVSFEAARNRLVRTLSGGEQKRLVLEALLRGPEGVLLLDEPDNYLDVPGKRWLEEQLRATTKSVLLVSHDRELLSAAADRIVTLEPGPLGAVAWTHGGSFAGYGAARQARGERLEELRRRWDEERVKLRTLVVTLREKSKFNDGMASRYSAAQTRLAKFEEAGPPQAPPTVQDVRMRLQGGRTGKRAVVVEGLELTGLMRPFDAELWLGDRVAVLGANGSGKSHFLRLLAAGGSDPDAEHRPVDEHVPDPVVHSGSVRLGARVRPGWFAQTHEQPALVGRTLLDVLHRGNSHRSGLDREAASRALDRYGLAEAAEQRFEHLSGGQQARLQILLLELSGATLLLLDEPTDNLDLHSAEALEQALGTFEGTVVAVTHDRWFARGFDRFLLFGEDGRVVETPEPVWDAGRVDRVR
- the coaA gene encoding type I pantothenate kinase, with product MSTGAPTSLSGAPHAPPSSPSPYVVLDREHWSALRASTPLTLTAEDLARLRGLGDRVDLREVEEVYLPLSRLLTLYDRSAGSLHAATSTFLGEAVARTPFVIGIAGSVAVGKSTTARVLRELLSHWPETPRVELITTDGFLLPNAELERRGILHRKGFPESYDRRALLRFVAAVKSGVPEVRAPVYSHLVYDIVAGEEVVVRRPDVLIVEGLNVLQPARVRADGTQGVAVSDYFDFSLYVDARSEDVRNWYVSRFLELRRTAFSKPQSYFHRYASLTDDEAVERARRIWNDINGPNLAENVLPTRGRATCVLQKGADHSVRRVRLRKV
- the glmS gene encoding glutamine--fructose-6-phosphate transaminase (isomerizing) — translated: MCGIVGYVGVAEAGTDVVLEGLRRLEYRGYDSAGIAVVAQGAGGTGIDTRKKAGKLANLVEALDADPLPAAATAIGHTRWATHGGPTDANAHPHVGQGGRLALIHNGIVENFAPLREELLRAGVAFTSETDTEVVAHLLARAHDEDPTAGLAAAMRAVCARLEGAFTLLAVHADEPGTIVGARRNSPLVVGLGEGANYLGSDVAAFIAHTREALELGQDQIVTITADEVVVTGFDGTPSEGRRFHVDWDAAAAEKGGFPSFMAKEIHDQPQAIADTLLGRTDAEGRLQLDEMKISEAELRSVDKIVVIACGTAAYAGQVAKYAIEHWCRIPVEVELAHEFRYRDPVVSDRTLVVAISQSGETMDTIMAVRHAREQGAKVLAICNTNGSTIPRESDAVLYTHAGPEIAVASTKAFLAQITACYLLGLYLAQLRGNKFADEVAEVLAQLHEIPAQVREVLDGLEQVREIARYMADTRSVLFLGRHVGYPVAMEGALKLKELAYIHAEGFAAGELKHGPIALVEPGQPVFVVVPSPRGRDSLHSKVVSNIQEVRARGARTLVIAERGDTAVEPFADVVIRIPQTSTLLSPLLAVVPLQVFACELATAKGLDVDQPRNLAKSVTVE